Proteins encoded by one window of Polaribacter haliotis:
- a CDS encoding efflux RND transporter periplasmic adaptor subunit yields the protein MKKIYTALTLSFTILLASCGREEKKVIADNSPAINVKVQKVEANTNSPFLSVSGKIQAENSADLSTRMMGYVNKVHVNVGDKVKKGQLLVSINNTDLQAKKGQVNAGITEAKTAFNNASKNYNRFKNLFKSKSISQKEMDDMTANYEMAKARLESANQMKNEINAQFAYSNITAPFSGTVTSKNVEAGNMANPGTPLISIETPGNFEVMTMVPETEISQIKNGTTVDVLVKSINKNIKGKVVEVSSSAKNTGGQYLVKINLDKTDANILSGMFTTVQFPVERKTISEMVLIPIEALVKNGQLSGVYTVSESNKALLHWLRLGRTYGNEVEVLSGLSSNETYIISADRKLFNGAKISIQ from the coding sequence ATGAAAAAAATATATACAGCATTAACACTTTCTTTCACCATTTTATTGGCAAGTTGTGGTAGAGAAGAAAAGAAAGTAATCGCAGATAATTCTCCAGCAATTAATGTAAAAGTTCAAAAAGTTGAAGCGAATACGAACAGTCCTTTTTTGTCTGTAAGTGGAAAAATTCAAGCTGAAAATAGTGCAGATTTAAGTACAAGAATGATGGGTTATGTTAACAAAGTTCACGTAAATGTTGGCGATAAAGTTAAAAAAGGACAATTGTTAGTTTCTATAAATAATACAGATTTACAAGCAAAAAAAGGACAAGTAAATGCAGGAATTACAGAAGCTAAAACCGCTTTTAATAATGCAAGTAAAAATTACAATCGTTTTAAAAATTTGTTTAAAAGTAAAAGCATTTCTCAAAAAGAAATGGACGATATGACTGCAAATTACGAAATGGCAAAAGCGCGTTTGGAATCTGCAAATCAAATGAAAAACGAAATTAATGCACAGTTTGCTTACAGTAATATTACTGCACCTTTTAGCGGAACAGTAACTAGTAAAAATGTAGAAGCTGGTAATATGGCAAATCCTGGAACCCCTTTAATTAGTATAGAAACTCCAGGAAATTTTGAAGTAATGACTATGGTTCCAGAAACTGAAATTTCTCAAATTAAAAATGGAACTACAGTTGATGTTTTGGTAAAATCTATCAACAAAAATATCAAAGGAAAAGTAGTTGAAGTAAGCAGTTCTGCAAAAAATACTGGCGGACAATATTTAGTAAAAATTAATTTAGATAAAACTGATGCGAATATTTTATCAGGAATGTTTACAACAGTTCAGTTTCCTGTGGAAAGGAAAACAATATCAGAAATGGTTTTAATTCCTATAGAAGCTCTTGTAAAAAACGGACAATTATCTGGTGTTTATACAGTAAGTGAAAGTAATAAAGCTTTATTACATTGGTTGCGTTTAGGTAGAACTTATGGAAATGAAGTTGAGGTTTTATCTGGCTTATCGTCAAACGAAACATATATAATTTCTGCTGATAGGAAATTATTTAATGGAGCTAAAATAAGTATTCAGTAA
- a CDS encoding TolC family protein yields the protein MRNTITILFFFFGIMYLQSQEVKSISKSEVLIRVSEKNMTIKISEEEFNAAKGDFKQTKAIFLPNITASHTGISTTNPLMAFGAKLNQGILTQADFNPALLNNPAQTQNFATKIEIQQPLINLDGFYQRKAAKSKMNAMSLQSERTQDYLTFEAEKSFMQLQLAYKGVAVLEKVLATANENKKMADNSFKQGLLQRADVLNVEVRVTEVKNQLQTAKSNVQNASNYLSFLMNDKSYVIYKPTDSLSVIPMNIDDKIISENRADIKAMQLATNAYEAMNKADKMAFLPTLNAFGSYEMYDNKVFQGNANGYLIGAQLSWDIFKGSKRFGKTQKSKAELEKSKLEYNQYVSKSNLELNKVKRQLVDAKNRLVLTTLALEQSEESLRIIKNRFKEGLEKTSDLLLAETKYAQKQLEYYQTIFEYNYTQKYLEFLTKK from the coding sequence ATGAGAAACACAATAACTATACTTTTTTTCTTTTTTGGAATAATGTATTTACAATCTCAAGAGGTAAAATCAATTTCAAAATCAGAAGTTCTAATTAGAGTTTCTGAAAAAAATATGACAATAAAGATTTCTGAAGAAGAATTTAATGCCGCTAAAGGAGATTTTAAACAGACAAAAGCCATCTTTTTACCAAACATTACAGCAAGTCACACAGGTATTTCAACAACAAATCCGTTAATGGCTTTTGGTGCTAAACTGAATCAAGGCATCTTAACGCAAGCCGATTTTAATCCTGCTTTGTTAAACAATCCTGCACAAACTCAAAATTTTGCAACCAAGATAGAAATACAACAACCGCTTATAAATTTAGATGGTTTTTATCAACGTAAAGCAGCAAAATCTAAAATGAATGCGATGTCTTTACAATCAGAAAGAACCCAAGATTATCTGACTTTTGAAGCCGAAAAATCTTTTATGCAATTGCAATTAGCGTATAAAGGAGTTGCAGTTTTAGAGAAGGTTTTGGCTACTGCAAATGAGAATAAGAAAATGGCAGACAATAGTTTTAAACAAGGTTTATTGCAACGAGCAGATGTTTTAAATGTTGAAGTAAGAGTTACCGAAGTTAAAAATCAATTGCAAACCGCTAAAAGTAACGTGCAAAACGCGTCCAATTACCTGTCTTTTTTAATGAATGATAAAAGTTATGTGATATACAAACCAACAGATAGTTTGTCTGTTATTCCTATGAATATTGATGATAAAATAATTTCTGAAAACAGAGCAGATATTAAGGCAATGCAATTGGCAACAAATGCCTATGAAGCAATGAATAAAGCAGATAAAATGGCTTTTTTACCAACATTAAATGCCTTTGGAAGTTACGAAATGTACGACAACAAAGTTTTTCAAGGAAATGCAAATGGGTATTTGATTGGAGCTCAATTAAGTTGGGATATTTTTAAAGGTTCTAAACGTTTTGGTAAAACTCAAAAAAGTAAGGCAGAATTAGAAAAATCGAAGTTGGAGTATAACCAATATGTGTCTAAAAGTAATTTAGAATTAAATAAAGTAAAGCGTCAGTTAGTAGATGCAAAAAACAGGTTAGTACTTACAACTTTAGCTTTAGAACAATCTGAAGAATCTTTAAGAATAATTAAAAATAGGTTTAAAGAAGGTTTAGAAAAAACAAGCGATTTATTATTAGCAGAAACTAAATACGCCCAAAAGCAATTAGAATATTATCAAACCATTTTCGAATATAATTACACACAAAAGTATTTAGAATTCTTAACAAAAAAATAA
- the cydB gene encoding cytochrome d ubiquinol oxidase subunit II: MEIFWFIAIAIVLVMFFILDGYDFGAGIIHLFFAKKEKDKEVITKSAGLFWDSNEVWLVAAGGMLFMAFPTFYASVFSGFYLPLIIVLWLIIFRAIGLEFRGQFKYRMWKDIWDKSFGVSSLLLALFFGIALGNIVRGVNLGIVKTGVSAHEPHYFFLPLWDSSFSPLSQNPGIIDWFTIIIGLISVVTLAIHGANWIILKTNASINNKLKSVIFKLNILLTLLTIFSIVVWQIVNPNSLDNFINKPYLLVFPLIYFTGLLGTFFIRRIQKDSHAFLLSSLLILGGITSSLASLFPVLLPSINNVNPSLTIYNTTTSEYGLSVALVWGIIGFILLFGYMIIQKRLLKGKIDKMDYGH, translated from the coding sequence ATGGAAATATTTTGGTTTATAGCAATCGCAATTGTTTTAGTAATGTTTTTTATTTTGGATGGTTATGATTTTGGTGCAGGAATCATCCATTTATTTTTTGCGAAGAAAGAAAAAGACAAAGAAGTAATTACAAAATCGGCAGGTTTATTTTGGGATTCTAATGAAGTTTGGTTAGTTGCTGCAGGAGGAATGCTTTTTATGGCCTTTCCTACATTTTATGCTTCCGTATTTAGTGGTTTTTACTTGCCTTTAATAATCGTTTTGTGGTTAATTATTTTTAGAGCTATTGGTTTAGAATTTAGAGGACAATTTAAATACCGAATGTGGAAAGATATTTGGGATAAATCTTTTGGAGTTTCTAGTTTATTATTAGCCTTGTTTTTTGGTATTGCTTTGGGTAATATTGTTAGAGGTGTAAATTTAGGTATTGTAAAAACGGGAGTTTCTGCGCACGAACCACATTATTTTTTCTTACCATTATGGGATAGCAGTTTTAGCCCCTTGAGCCAAAACCCAGGAATAATAGATTGGTTTACCATTATTATAGGCTTAATTTCTGTAGTTACTTTAGCAATTCACGGAGCCAATTGGATCATTTTAAAAACAAATGCATCCATAAATAATAAACTTAAAAGTGTCATTTTTAAGCTGAATATTTTATTGACTTTACTTACTATATTTTCTATAGTTGTATGGCAAATTGTAAATCCAAATTCATTAGATAATTTTATTAATAAACCTTATTTATTAGTGTTTCCTCTAATTTATTTTACAGGTTTATTAGGTACATTTTTTATTAGAAGAATACAAAAAGATAGTCATGCTTTTTTGTTATCATCTTTATTAATTTTAGGAGGAATCACTTCATCTTTGGCATCGTTATTTCCAGTGTTATTGCCATCAATCAACAATGTAAATCCTTCTTTAACAATTTACAATACCACAACATCAGAGTATGGTTTATCTGTTGCTTTGGTTTGGGGAATTATTGGTTTTATTTTACTTTTTGGGTACATGATTATCCAAAAAAGGTTATTGAAAGGTAAAATTGATAAAATGGATTATGGACATTAA
- a CDS encoding cytochrome ubiquinol oxidase subunit I codes for MEDMIFYDRLQFAFTITFHYIFPQLTMGLSLIIVFLKWKYLRSNVEKYNNAAKFLMKIFAINFTMGVVTGIPMEFQFGTNWAKFSELTGGIIGQTLAMEGMFSFFLESSFLALFIFGEKLMGQKLHFITGFLVFLGSWASGWFILATNAWMQHPVGYEILENGKFVLNNFGALFSNPWLLPAFLHNQMASVVTSSFVVAAIGAFYVLRNKQVEYGKLFLKIGVIFGLVSSLLVAFPTGDWNAKNVAKYQPAAFAAMEGIFETEHAGAEIVLIGQPNMVEKKLDNKIAVPNILSFLTYQEWDKQIIGMDKFKEEELPDNVPALYYSYHIMVGLGTIFIGVMLLAFFFLWRRKLYNLKPLLWTIMFLVPFPYIANITGWYTVELGRQPYLVYGLLKTSDGISPTVSSGNTLFTLLGFVALYMLLGLLFLVLVGKTINEGPNSKTH; via the coding sequence ATGGAAGACATGATCTTTTACGATAGATTGCAATTCGCATTTACTATCACTTTTCATTATATATTCCCGCAATTAACAATGGGTTTATCTTTAATAATTGTTTTTTTAAAGTGGAAATATTTAAGAAGCAATGTTGAAAAATATAATAATGCTGCAAAATTTTTAATGAAAATTTTTGCAATCAATTTTACAATGGGTGTTGTTACAGGTATTCCAATGGAATTTCAGTTTGGTACCAATTGGGCAAAGTTTTCGGAATTAACAGGAGGTATTATTGGGCAAACTTTAGCCATGGAGGGTATGTTTTCTTTCTTTTTAGAATCGTCTTTTTTAGCACTCTTTATTTTTGGTGAAAAATTAATGGGTCAAAAATTACACTTCATAACTGGGTTTTTAGTGTTTTTAGGTTCTTGGGCAAGTGGTTGGTTTATTTTAGCTACCAATGCTTGGATGCAACATCCTGTTGGTTATGAAATTTTAGAAAACGGAAAATTTGTGCTTAATAATTTTGGAGCATTATTTTCTAATCCTTGGTTATTGCCTGCTTTTTTACACAATCAAATGGCATCTGTTGTAACATCTTCTTTTGTTGTAGCAGCAATTGGTGCTTTTTATGTTTTAAGAAATAAACAAGTAGAATATGGAAAACTATTTTTAAAAATAGGAGTAATTTTTGGATTAGTTTCCAGTCTTTTAGTAGCTTTTCCAACAGGAGATTGGAATGCTAAAAATGTGGCAAAATATCAACCAGCTGCTTTTGCTGCTATGGAAGGAATTTTTGAAACAGAACATGCTGGCGCAGAAATAGTATTAATTGGACAGCCAAATATGGTCGAAAAAAAATTAGACAATAAAATTGCTGTTCCTAATATTTTAAGTTTTTTAACCTACCAAGAATGGGATAAGCAAATTATTGGTATGGATAAATTTAAAGAAGAAGAGTTGCCAGATAATGTACCAGCATTGTATTATTCTTATCATATAATGGTTGGATTAGGAACTATTTTTATAGGGGTAATGTTATTAGCATTTTTCTTTTTATGGCGAAGAAAATTATACAATTTAAAACCATTATTATGGACAATTATGTTCCTTGTTCCTTTTCCATATATAGCCAATATTACTGGTTGGTATACAGTAGAATTGGGTAGACAGCCATATTTAGTTTATGGTTTATTAAAAACAAGCGATGGTATTTCGCCAACAGTTTCCTCTGGTAATACCTTATTTACCTTACTTGGTTTTGTTGCTTTATATATGTTATTAGGCTTGTTGTTTTTAGTATTAGTAGGCAAAACAATTAATGAAGGTCCAAATTCTAAAACACATTAA
- a CDS encoding methyltransferase domain-containing protein has product MNLSEDFWSNKYKTDKIGWDLGEVSPPLKTYFDQLENKEIKILIPGGGNSYEAEYLFNKGFKNVYVVDIAKSPLDNIKKRIPNFPEAQLIHANFFEIEETFDLVIEQTFFCAINPDLRQKYAAKMASVLKEKGKLVGLMFDAVLNEDHPPFGGNKVEYLTYFEPYFNSISMEPCYNSYPNRQGMEMFVKMEKS; this is encoded by the coding sequence ATGAATTTATCAGAAGATTTTTGGAGTAATAAATATAAAACAGATAAAATTGGTTGGGATTTAGGTGAAGTTTCTCCACCGTTAAAAACATATTTCGATCAATTAGAAAACAAAGAAATTAAAATCTTAATTCCTGGTGGAGGTAATTCTTACGAAGCAGAATATTTATTCAATAAAGGGTTTAAAAATGTTTATGTGGTAGATATAGCAAAATCACCACTTGACAATATTAAAAAAAGAATACCTAATTTTCCAGAAGCTCAATTAATACATGCTAATTTTTTCGAAATTGAAGAAACGTTCGATTTAGTAATTGAACAAACTTTTTTCTGTGCTATTAACCCAGATTTAAGACAAAAATACGCTGCTAAAATGGCATCTGTTTTAAAAGAAAAAGGTAAATTAGTTGGGCTAATGTTCGACGCTGTTTTAAATGAAGATCATCCACCTTTTGGAGGAAATAAAGTAGAATATTTAACTTATTTCGAGCCTTATTTTAATTCGATTTCTATGGAACCTTGTTACAATTCTTATCCTAATAGACAAGGAATGGAAATGTTTGTGAAAATGGAGAAATCTTAA
- the trxA gene encoding thioredoxin has translation MSKFSEIINQEKPVLVDFFAEWCGPCQTMSPILKQVKDELGEKVFIIKIDVDKNKLLASKFKVQGVPTLILYKAGKQVWRQSGLVQKRDLIQTINNIS, from the coding sequence ATGAGTAAATTTTCAGAAATAATTAATCAAGAAAAACCAGTTTTAGTAGATTTTTTTGCTGAATGGTGTGGACCTTGTCAAACAATGAGCCCTATTTTAAAACAAGTTAAAGATGAATTAGGCGAAAAAGTTTTTATAATTAAGATAGATGTAGATAAAAACAAACTTTTAGCATCAAAATTTAAAGTACAAGGAGTACCAACATTAATTCTGTATAAAGCAGGTAAACAAGTTTGGCGACAATCTGGCTTGGTACAAAAAAGAGATTTGATACAAACAATTAATAATATTAGTTAG
- a CDS encoding Crp/Fnr family transcriptional regulator, whose translation MNTKLIPNFGYLFEEKLIEEVQNVGISKSFKEHTIIIEIGDYIKSMPLLLSGAIKILREDENGEELVLYYLEKGDTCAMTLSCCMGQTKSKIRAVAETDVELIMLPKEKMTAWLSKYTSWQSFILQSYHNRVEELLTAVDTIAFLKMDERIFKYLKDKAMVNQNDHLTVTHKEISEDLHTSRVVVSRLLKKLENERKIKLFRNSIHVLEL comes from the coding sequence ATGAATACTAAGTTAATACCAAACTTTGGTTATCTATTTGAAGAAAAACTTATAGAAGAAGTTCAAAATGTAGGTATCTCAAAATCTTTTAAGGAACATACTATAATTATTGAAATTGGCGATTATATAAAATCGATGCCTTTACTTTTATCAGGAGCAATTAAAATTCTTCGAGAAGATGAAAATGGTGAAGAATTGGTACTTTATTATTTAGAGAAAGGAGATACTTGTGCCATGACTTTATCTTGTTGTATGGGGCAAACTAAAAGTAAAATTAGAGCGGTTGCAGAAACAGATGTAGAATTAATAATGTTACCTAAAGAGAAGATGACAGCTTGGTTAAGCAAATACACTTCTTGGCAATCTTTTATTCTACAAAGCTACCATAATAGAGTAGAAGAGCTTTTAACTGCTGTAGACACAATTGCTTTCCTTAAAATGGACGAACGTATTTTTAAATACCTTAAAGATAAAGCAATGGTTAACCAAAATGACCATCTTACTGTAACACACAAAGAAATTTCTGAAGATTTACATACCTCAAGAGTAGTTGTTTCTAGATTACTTAAAAAGTTAGAAAACGAGCGTAAAATAAAATTGTTTAGAAACAGTATACATGTTTTAGAACTGTAA
- a CDS encoding HupE/UreJ family protein yields MEDFILYFKMGLYHVLDFSAYDHILFLVVLAVVFSFNQFKKVLWLVTLFTLGHSITLALSAYGIVNIKMALIEFLIPLTIFITGVINVMTAKKSSLGKENTNLVFALLFGLIHGLGFSNYFKMMVGKEEDKLFPLVEFALGIEAAQIIIVLGILIVGTILQNFFRVTRRDWILVCSSIVIGFAIQMMLDRVFW; encoded by the coding sequence ATGGAAGATTTTATTCTCTACTTCAAAATGGGTCTTTACCACGTATTAGACTTTAGTGCTTACGATCATATTTTATTTTTGGTTGTGTTAGCAGTTGTTTTCAGCTTTAATCAATTTAAAAAAGTGTTGTGGTTGGTTACCCTTTTTACTCTTGGACATTCAATAACTTTGGCTTTATCTGCTTACGGAATTGTAAATATAAAAATGGCTTTAATTGAATTTTTAATTCCATTAACCATTTTTATTACGGGTGTTATTAATGTAATGACAGCCAAAAAATCTTCTTTAGGAAAAGAAAATACAAACTTAGTTTTTGCCTTATTATTTGGATTAATCCATGGTTTAGGTTTTTCTAATTATTTTAAAATGATGGTTGGTAAAGAAGAAGATAAACTATTTCCATTAGTAGAATTTGCTTTAGGAATTGAAGCGGCACAGATAATTATTGTGTTAGGAATTTTAATTGTTGGTACCATTCTTCAAAACTTTTTTAGAGTAACCAGAAGAGATTGGATTTTGGTTTGCTCCTCCATCGTAATTGGTTTTGCAATACAAATGATGTTAGATCGTGTATTTTGGTAG